From a single Anaerobranca gottschalkii DSM 13577 genomic region:
- a CDS encoding class I SAM-dependent methyltransferase, translating into MDFYQRFSQYYDDIFPFAQQQYSFLNSLIKEKDRVLDVACGTGNYIIELCKNNDIDGVGLDLDSAMIKKAETKGQGLTNLQLLVKNMLEIDEFNQEFDLVYCIGNSLPHLVDKSLILKFIQKVFQILRNHGRLVLQTVNYDNNPKSLKTIVNEEKNIKFIRNYEYHIKEGKRIVDFCTILEGKDFRLSGKVHLYPIKSNELIEMLQSVGFKEIQVFGSFSREEFKPQNSSSLVVLAKK; encoded by the coding sequence ATGGATTTTTATCAAAGGTTTAGTCAATATTATGATGATATTTTTCCCTTTGCTCAACAACAATATAGTTTCTTAAATAGTTTAATTAAAGAAAAGGATAGAGTATTAGATGTAGCTTGTGGAACAGGAAATTATATTATTGAATTATGTAAAAATAACGATATTGATGGTGTTGGTTTGGATTTAGATTCTGCTATGATTAAAAAAGCTGAAACTAAAGGGCAAGGTCTTACTAATTTGCAATTATTAGTTAAAAATATGTTAGAGATAGATGAGTTTAACCAAGAGTTTGATTTAGTGTACTGTATTGGCAATTCTTTACCCCATTTAGTGGATAAATCTTTAATTTTAAAATTTATTCAAAAGGTTTTCCAGATACTAAGGAATCATGGAAGATTAGTTTTGCAAACGGTAAATTATGATAATAATCCTAAGAGTTTAAAAACCATTGTTAATGAAGAAAAGAATATTAAATTTATACGTAATTATGAGTATCATATAAAAGAAGGAAAAAGAATAGTCGATTTTTGTACAATTCTAGAGGGTAAGGACTTTCGTTTATCGGGAAAGGTACATTTATATCCTATAAAAAGTAATGAATTGATAGAAATGTTACAAAGTGTTGGTTTTAAAGAAATTCAGGTTTTCGGTAGTTTTAGTAGAGAAGAATTTAAACCTCAGAATAGTAGTTCTTTAGTGGTTTTAGCAAAAAAATAA
- a CDS encoding polyprenyl synthetase family protein, with protein MQQILLNKGANIEQILGKVQELLIEVCKSNSQYCNYLTEYLLNRGGKRLRPLLVILIGKNNNMDELVKVAAASELIHTASLVHDDIVDNSPLRRGIQTINSRWNNSVAVLVGDFLFAKAFELLCEIKQGEILSHYTKAISYMSIGELEQLKNRFNPGKTVEQYYLEIYGKTGVLIATCCKAGGILRDMSQNEVNNLTVYGTEVGYAFQIMDDILDIKGNENTLGKPIFNDLKEGNITLPLILLLQKMSNRGLVEEIIVEKRFTENNLKFIYNMLSEYNIIELCLEIAKNHIQKALMALDKIEDCNEKNKLKKIAEFILTRNY; from the coding sequence GTGCAACAAATACTTTTAAATAAAGGGGCAAATATTGAGCAAATATTAGGTAAAGTACAAGAATTGTTAATTGAAGTATGTAAAAGTAATAGTCAATACTGTAATTATCTAACAGAATATCTCTTAAATAGAGGGGGTAAAAGGTTAAGACCCCTATTGGTTATTTTAATTGGGAAAAATAATAATATGGATGAATTAGTAAAAGTTGCAGCAGCCTCAGAACTTATCCATACTGCTTCATTAGTACATGATGATATTGTAGATAATTCCCCTTTAAGAAGGGGTATTCAAACTATCAACAGTAGATGGAATAACAGTGTAGCAGTATTGGTTGGTGATTTTTTATTTGCAAAAGCCTTTGAGCTACTCTGTGAAATTAAACAAGGGGAAATCCTTTCCCATTATACAAAAGCCATTTCATATATGAGTATTGGTGAATTAGAACAGTTGAAAAATAGATTTAATCCAGGTAAAACAGTGGAACAATATTATTTAGAAATATACGGAAAGACTGGGGTATTGATAGCTACTTGTTGTAAAGCTGGTGGAATTTTACGGGATATGTCACAGAATGAAGTTAATAATCTCACAGTATACGGAACGGAAGTAGGTTATGCTTTTCAAATAATGGATGATATTTTAGATATTAAAGGGAATGAAAATACTTTAGGTAAGCCTATTTTTAATGATTTAAAAGAAGGAAATATCACATTGCCTTTAATTCTTTTATTACAAAAAATGTCTAATAGGGGATTAGTAGAAGAAATAATTGTAGAAAAAAGGTTTACTGAGAATAACTTAAAATTTATTTATAATATGTTATCGGAATATAATATTATAGAACTTTGTTTAGAAATAGCTAAAAATCATATTCAAAAAGCTTTAATGGCCTTAGATAAGATAGAGGATTGTAATGAGAAGAATAAATTAAAGAAAATTGCAGAATTTATTTTAACTAGAAATTATTAA
- a CDS encoding tetraprenyl-beta-curcumene synthase family protein produces the protein MINFILFPYIFRIFPKVKSNLKNYKKSVLQMPCPHLREQGILSIENKEFHCLGGSIYALNCYEILPFITSFQTISDYLDNLCDRKGIFDERAFEHLHKSMIDSLTPTHCNSPVNYYKYYPYSDDGGYLNFLVEECQKVISFLPSFHHVKYPLLEFTSLYRDLQVFKHLHPQVRENKLITWFNDQKKSTKGLYWWEFAAATGSTLPIFALIRLARKKNIAHLEIKNLCSAYFPWIAGLHILLDYLIDLKEDQLEGDLNFISYYNNYQQVKNRLMLFIENSLLNLQRVKEKRFHETIVKGLLAMYLSDPKVYKNKQETLALELINSLDSETKVMYRMCLYLRKKEIL, from the coding sequence ATGATAAATTTTATTTTATTTCCCTATATTTTCCGGATCTTCCCAAAAGTAAAAAGCAATTTAAAAAACTATAAAAAATCTGTTTTACAAATGCCGTGCCCCCATTTACGGGAGCAAGGAATTCTAAGTATAGAAAATAAAGAATTTCACTGTTTAGGTGGTAGCATATATGCCTTAAATTGTTATGAAATTTTACCTTTTATTACTTCCTTTCAAACCATTAGTGATTACTTAGATAATTTATGTGATAGAAAAGGAATTTTCGATGAAAGGGCCTTTGAACATTTACATAAATCAATGATTGACTCCTTAACCCCTACCCATTGTAATTCTCCCGTAAATTATTACAAATATTATCCATATTCCGATGATGGTGGGTACTTAAATTTCCTTGTAGAGGAATGTCAAAAAGTAATATCTTTCCTTCCATCATTTCATCATGTTAAATACCCCCTATTAGAATTTACAAGTCTATATAGAGATTTACAGGTTTTTAAACATCTACATCCCCAAGTAAGGGAAAATAAGCTGATTACATGGTTTAATGATCAGAAAAAATCAACTAAAGGGTTATACTGGTGGGAATTTGCTGCAGCAACTGGCTCAACTTTACCAATCTTTGCTTTAATTCGTTTAGCTAGAAAAAAAAATATAGCACATTTAGAGATTAAAAATCTCTGCAGTGCTTACTTTCCTTGGATTGCTGGTCTTCATATTCTCTTAGATTATCTAATAGATTTAAAGGAAGATCAACTCGAAGGAGATCTAAACTTTATTAGTTATTACAATAACTATCAACAAGTAAAAAATCGACTTATGCTATTTATTGAAAACAGTTTGTTAAACCTTCAAAGGGTCAAGGAAAAGAGATTTCATGAAACAATCGTTAAAGGTTTATTAGCCATGTATTTATCTGATCCAAAGGTATATAAAAATAAGCAAGAAACCCTTGCTTTAGAGTTAATAAACTCTTTAGATAGTGAAACTAAAGTTATGTATCGCATGTGTTTATATCTTCGGAAAAAGGAAATTCTTTAA
- a CDS encoding lysylphosphatidylglycerol synthase transmembrane domain-containing protein, which produces MNKKIYKYLLYLVTTIFFFVTIVKIDIKVFQHLLNLNIFTIFTLLMLQILTIMVISHQWYILIKVFNSNINFLKVVELNLIGTFTESITPGVKSGGEGVKLILLKKNFNLQYNEGIAVIILQKTLSFLIFLSLFVFSIFNTKLKIPLNINQTFLLITLGLGIIIGIYRFIPENLKRVISSFIKKVYQNLLLFKDKKNLLIYLIVNNLIVWLGFPLKLLIISKALNIQLNFLEVSTIIFITYGVSMLPTTPGSIGTYEGIMTLLLKLSSVSTEKALVTAVITRFFTFYLVVLGSGLYLFIKNFYYKFFKNSSNN; this is translated from the coding sequence ATGAATAAAAAAATCTATAAATATTTATTGTATTTAGTGACCACTATTTTTTTCTTTGTAACTATAGTAAAAATTGATATTAAAGTTTTTCAACACCTTCTAAATCTAAATATATTCACTATATTTACCCTCCTAATGCTGCAAATCTTAACGATAATGGTAATATCACATCAATGGTATATTTTAATAAAGGTTTTTAATTCCAATATTAATTTTTTAAAAGTAGTTGAACTAAACTTGATAGGAACTTTTACAGAATCCATTACCCCTGGGGTAAAGTCAGGTGGTGAAGGAGTAAAACTAATTTTATTGAAAAAAAACTTCAATTTACAATACAACGAAGGAATAGCAGTTATTATACTACAAAAAACCTTAAGCTTTTTAATTTTCCTATCTCTATTTGTTTTTTCAATCTTTAATACTAAATTAAAAATACCTTTAAATATTAATCAAACATTTCTCCTGATTACCTTAGGCCTTGGTATAATTATTGGTATCTATAGATTTATTCCAGAAAATCTAAAGAGGGTTATCTCCAGTTTTATTAAAAAAGTTTATCAAAATCTCCTCCTTTTTAAAGACAAAAAAAACTTACTTATCTATCTAATAGTAAATAACCTTATAGTTTGGCTAGGGTTCCCTTTAAAATTATTAATTATCTCTAAAGCTTTAAATATCCAATTAAATTTTTTAGAAGTATCGACAATTATTTTTATTACTTACGGGGTAAGTATGCTTCCAACTACTCCAGGAAGTATAGGAACTTATGAAGGGATTATGACCCTATTGTTAAAGTTATCCTCAGTTTCAACAGAAAAAGCTTTAGTTACAGCAGTTATAACTAGATTTTTCACTTTCTATTTAGTAGTTTTAGGTAGTGGTCTATATTTATTTATTAAAAATTTTTACTATAAATTTTTTAAAAACAGCTCTAACAATTAG